In Horticoccus luteus, the following proteins share a genomic window:
- a CDS encoding sugar transferase, translating into MKRGFDLTLVVLSAPVWVPVLAVVGLLVRINLGSPVLFRQRRPGRNAAIFELIKFRTMTSARDAEGRLLPDAMRLTRFGRWLRATSLDELPELINVLRGEMSLVGPRPLLVDYLPRYSARQARRHEVPPGLTGLAQISGRNALGWEQKFECDVRYVETRSIGLDVRILALTIYKVLRREGISAAGDATMPEFKPVASDVPTFATEVTESPSRGHGRTL; encoded by the coding sequence TTGAAACGCGGATTCGATCTGACCTTGGTCGTGCTGTCGGCGCCGGTTTGGGTGCCGGTGCTCGCGGTCGTGGGCTTGCTCGTGCGCATCAACCTCGGCTCACCGGTACTGTTTCGTCAGCGGCGTCCAGGCCGGAATGCGGCGATCTTCGAGCTGATCAAGTTTCGCACGATGACGAGTGCGCGCGATGCCGAGGGGCGTCTGCTGCCCGATGCCATGCGGCTCACGCGGTTTGGCCGCTGGCTGCGCGCGACTTCCCTCGATGAGCTGCCGGAATTGATCAATGTGCTGCGCGGCGAGATGAGTCTCGTGGGTCCGCGGCCGTTGCTCGTCGACTATCTGCCGCGCTACAGCGCGCGGCAGGCGCGGCGACATGAGGTGCCGCCGGGGTTGACGGGGCTCGCGCAGATCAGCGGGCGCAATGCGCTGGGCTGGGAGCAGAAATTCGAATGCGACGTACGCTATGTCGAAACGCGGTCGATCGGGCTTGATGTGCGCATCCTCGCGCTGACGATTTACAAGGTGCTGCGTCGCGAAGGCATTTCCGCCGCGGGCGACGCCACGATGCCGGAATTCAAACCCGTGGCATCAGACGTTCCGACCTTCGCCACAGAGGTCACGGAGAGCCCATCCCGAGGTCACGGAAGAACACTCTGA